A section of the Rhodospirillales bacterium genome encodes:
- the kdsB gene encoding 3-deoxy-manno-octulosonate cytidylyltransferase: MSICIIIPARYGSTRFPGKPLAELGGRTMLERVYAKAKDAVAGDPDIRIAVATDDERIAAHCRDKSMPVVMTPEDCATGSDRVIEAADKMGLISDDVVINLQGDAPLMPVAAIRAMLDEFWTHPATKVATPVKRLRWAELDALREAKKTTPFSGTTVAVNTQSRALWFSKNVIPAIRKEKALRETGEFSPVYQHLGLYGYQVAMLERFTNLKPGTYEELEGLEQLRFIENGIPVQCVEITPGLLIHAGIDSPEDLERAKKIIEQEESV; the protein is encoded by the coding sequence ATGAGCATCTGCATCATCATCCCTGCCCGCTATGGGTCGACGCGCTTTCCCGGCAAGCCTTTGGCCGAACTGGGCGGGCGCACCATGCTTGAACGCGTCTACGCCAAGGCGAAGGACGCGGTGGCCGGCGACCCCGATATCCGCATCGCGGTGGCGACGGACGACGAACGCATCGCCGCGCATTGCCGCGACAAATCCATGCCCGTGGTCATGACGCCGGAGGATTGCGCGACCGGCTCCGACCGTGTGATCGAGGCGGCGGATAAAATGGGCCTGATCTCCGACGACGTCGTCATCAACCTTCAGGGCGATGCGCCGCTGATGCCGGTGGCTGCGATCCGGGCCATGCTCGACGAATTCTGGACCCATCCCGCGACCAAGGTCGCGACGCCGGTCAAACGCTTGCGCTGGGCCGAACTCGACGCCCTGCGCGAAGCCAAGAAAACCACGCCTTTTTCCGGCACCACGGTCGCGGTCAACACCCAAAGCCGCGCCCTGTGGTTTTCCAAGAACGTCATTCCCGCGATCCGCAAGGAAAAGGCCCTGCGCGAAACCGGGGAATTTTCGCCCGTCTACCAGCATCTGGGCCTTTACGGTTATCAGGTCGCCATGCTTGAACGTTTCACCAACCTCAAACCCGGCACGTACGAGGAACTGGAGGGGTTGGAGCAATTGCGCTTCATCGAAAACGGCATCCCCGTCCAGTGCGTTGAAATCACGCCTGGCCTGCTGATTCACGCCGGCATCGATTCGCCGGAAGATCTGGAACGCGCGAAAAAGATCATCGAACAGGAAGAATCCGTATGA
- a CDS encoding histidine phosphatase family protein produces MTIRLIVARHGNTFNADETPRRIGARTDLPLTDKGKEQGRRLGAWLRDNAMVPDAVYTSRLIRTRETAEAALTEMDIRRAIQQSDLFDEIDHGPDENKTDPEIVARLGVEAFAKWEQGNIMPREWSPKPEVLSKRWQDFAAYCEKTHPDQTVLVVTSNGVARFAPQIAGNGADVVTIKNRKMSTGALSIFEGSGGLWMIAHWNVKP; encoded by the coding sequence ATGACAATCCGTTTGATCGTCGCCCGCCACGGCAATACCTTCAACGCCGACGAAACGCCCCGCCGCATCGGCGCGCGCACCGATTTGCCGTTGACCGACAAAGGCAAGGAGCAGGGCCGCAGGCTCGGCGCATGGCTGCGCGACAACGCCATGGTGCCCGATGCCGTTTACACCTCGCGCCTGATCCGCACCCGCGAAACGGCCGAGGCCGCGCTGACCGAAATGGATATCCGCCGCGCCATCCAGCAATCCGACCTGTTCGACGAAATCGACCACGGACCCGACGAAAACAAGACCGACCCGGAAATCGTGGCGCGTCTGGGGGTCGAGGCGTTCGCGAAATGGGAACAGGGCAACATCATGCCGCGCGAATGGTCGCCCAAACCGGAAGTGCTCTCCAAACGCTGGCAGGATTTCGCCGCCTACTGCGAAAAAACCCACCCGGACCAGACGGTTCTGGTCGTCACCTCGAACGGCGTCGCACGGTTCGCCCCGCAGATCGCGGGCAACGGCGCCGACGTCGTTACAATCAAAAACCGCAAAATGTCGACCGGCGCCCTGTCGATTTTTGAAGGCTCCGGCGGCCTGTGGATGATCGCGCACTGGAATGTAAAACCTTAA
- a CDS encoding microcin C ABC transporter permease YejB, which produces MSAYILRRLLLIIPTLFGIMLLNFLIVQAAPGGPVEQMIAKIQGLDTEATARFSGAGGDTAKGMKAPEPGSAGGGSSSKYRGAQGLDPAFIAELEKQFGFDKPLHERFFLMMKNDLKFDFGQSYYRDVSVTSLIVEKMPVSITLGLWSTLLIYLISIPLGIRKAVRDGSAFDVWSSGVIFVGYAIPSFLFAILLIILFAGGRYLDWFPLRGLTSDGWEGFPWWKQALDYLWHVTLPVASLVISGFAGLTMLTKNSFIDELGKQYVLTARAKGLGERRVLYGHVFRNAMLIVIAGFPGAFMAIFFTGNLLTEVIFSLDGMGLLGFESTINRDYPVMFGTLYVFTLMGLVLKIVSDITYVLVDPRIDFNTRAA; this is translated from the coding sequence ATTTCCGCCTATATCCTGCGCCGCCTGCTGCTGATCATACCGACGCTGTTCGGCATCATGCTGCTCAACTTCCTGATCGTGCAGGCTGCGCCCGGCGGCCCGGTCGAACAGATGATCGCCAAAATCCAGGGACTGGACACCGAGGCGACGGCTCGTTTTTCCGGCGCGGGCGGCGACACCGCCAAGGGCATGAAGGCACCGGAACCCGGCAGCGCGGGCGGCGGATCGAGCAGTAAATATCGCGGCGCGCAAGGGCTGGACCCCGCCTTCATCGCCGAGTTGGAAAAACAGTTCGGTTTCGACAAGCCGCTGCACGAACGTTTTTTCCTGATGATGAAGAACGATCTGAAATTCGATTTCGGCCAAAGTTATTACCGCGACGTCAGCGTTACCAGCCTGATCGTCGAAAAAATGCCGGTGTCGATCACGCTCGGCCTGTGGTCGACGCTGCTGATTTATTTGATCTCCATTCCGCTGGGCATCCGCAAGGCGGTCAGGGACGGCTCTGCCTTCGATGTCTGGAGCTCCGGCGTGATCTTCGTGGGCTACGCCATACCGTCTTTCCTGTTCGCCATCCTGCTGATCATCCTGTTCGCGGGCGGCCGTTACCTTGACTGGTTTCCGCTGCGCGGCCTCACCTCGGATGGGTGGGAGGGTTTCCCATGGTGGAAACAGGCGCTCGATTACCTCTGGCACGTCACCCTGCCCGTGGCGTCGCTGGTCATTTCCGGCTTCGCGGGCCTGACCATGCTGACCAAGAATTCCTTTATCGACGAACTCGGCAAGCAATACGTGCTGACCGCCCGTGCCAAGGGCTTGGGCGAACGCCGCGTCCTGTACGGCCACGTCTTTCGCAACGCGATGCTGATCGTCATCGCCGGATTTCCCGGCGCCTTCATGGCGATTTTCTTTACCGGCAACCTGCTGACCGAGGTCATCTTCTCCCTCGACGGCATGGGGCTTCTGGGTTTTGAATCGACCATCAACCGCGACTACCCGGTGATGTTCGGCACGCTGTATGTTTTCACCCTGATGGGTCTGGTGCTGAAAATCGTTTCCGACATCACCTATGTGCTGGTCGACCCGCGCATCGATTTTAATACGAGGGCCGCATGA
- a CDS encoding ABC transporter permease translates to MTLSPLTRRRLQQFRANRRGCYSLILFLLIFGLSLCAEFIANDKPIILHVPGHTYMPVFQLVTEKALGGDFETEADFRDLYVQNLIHEKRGWMIWPPIRYSYDTINFANPKPAPSPPDREDWLGTDDQGRDVLARLIYGLRISILFGLALTLVSSLVGVTAGGIQGYFGGRTDLLMQRFIEIWSGLPVLFILIIMASVITPGFWSLLIIMLLFSWTTLVDVVRAEFLRARNFDYVRAARALGVSNPVIMVRHVLPNAMVATLTLIPFVLTGSITVLTSLDFLGFGLPPGSPSLGELLQQGKNNLEAPWLGITAFLSIALILTLLTFVGEAVRDAFDPRKTAL, encoded by the coding sequence ATGACCCTTTCCCCCCTTACCCGCCGCAGGCTTCAACAATTCCGCGCCAACCGCCGCGGCTGTTATTCGCTGATCCTGTTTCTGCTGATTTTCGGTCTGAGCCTGTGCGCGGAATTCATCGCCAACGACAAACCGATTATCCTGCATGTACCCGGCCATACCTATATGCCGGTTTTCCAGCTTGTCACCGAAAAGGCATTGGGCGGCGATTTTGAAACCGAGGCCGATTTCCGCGACCTCTATGTGCAAAACCTGATCCACGAAAAGCGCGGCTGGATGATCTGGCCGCCGATACGCTACAGCTACGACACCATCAATTTCGCCAACCCGAAACCCGCGCCATCGCCGCCCGACCGCGAGGACTGGCTGGGCACCGATGATCAGGGCCGCGACGTGCTGGCGCGGCTGATCTACGGCCTGCGTATTTCCATTCTTTTCGGCCTTGCCCTCACCCTCGTTTCCTCGCTGGTCGGCGTCACGGCGGGCGGCATTCAGGGTTATTTCGGCGGCCGCACCGACCTGTTGATGCAACGTTTCATCGAAATCTGGTCCGGACTGCCGGTGCTGTTCATCCTGATCATCATGGCGTCGGTCATCACACCCGGATTCTGGTCGCTTTTGATCATCATGCTGCTGTTTTCGTGGACCACGCTGGTCGATGTGGTGCGCGCCGAATTCCTGCGCGCCCGTAATTTCGATTACGTCCGCGCCGCGCGTGCGCTGGGCGTTTCCAACCCCGTCATCATGGTCCGCCACGTTCTGCCCAACGCGATGGTCGCGACCCTGACCCTGATCCCCTTCGTCCTGACCGGGTCGATCACGGTGCTGACCTCGCTCGATTTTCTCGGCTTCGGCCTGCCGCCCGGCTCGCCCAGCCTGGGCGAACTTTTACAGCAGGGCAAAAACAACCTCGAAGCCCCATGGCTTGGCATCACTGCGTTTTTAAGCATCGCGCTGATCCTCACTTTGCTGACCTTCGTCGGCGAAGCCGTGCGCGATGCCTTCGACCCGCGCAAAACCGCGCTTTAA
- a CDS encoding amidohydrolase gives MTRRNSIPPMKDEVAAWRHDLHQNPGIMYEEHYASDLVAHKLGEWGIPFKRGLGKTGIVGIIEGRQNTSNRTVGLRADMDALPINETSGQPWASQVPGRMHACGHDGHTSILLGTAKYLNETKNFDGRVLLIFQPAEEGGRGAFAMMRDGLFKDDLTCDAVYGLHNWPQLPLGRAGTRVGALMAAVDTFRIEIVGHGGHAAYPAQCVDPIVVGAQIVNALQTIVARMVAPQDMAVLSITNFNAGTGAFNVIPDQAVITGTVRSFDPDVRDTMESRLKTITTEICNAYGAKVSVHYEREIDATINHAEQTAIAITALRRILGAENVETDMRPSLGGEDFGGMMMQVPGAYVHIGQGMADKKSPHNRSLHNPGYDFNDEVLPIAMDYFAEIVETELPLK, from the coding sequence ATGACACGACGCAATTCCATTCCCCCGATGAAGGACGAGGTCGCGGCCTGGCGGCACGACCTGCACCAGAACCCCGGCATCATGTACGAGGAGCATTACGCATCCGACCTTGTCGCGCACAAACTGGGCGAATGGGGCATCCCCTTCAAACGCGGTCTGGGCAAGACCGGCATCGTCGGCATCATCGAAGGACGGCAGAACACGTCGAACCGCACCGTCGGCCTGCGCGCCGACATGGACGCGCTGCCGATCAATGAAACCTCGGGCCAGCCATGGGCCTCGCAGGTGCCGGGGCGGATGCACGCCTGCGGCCATGACGGACATACTTCGATCCTGTTGGGCACGGCGAAATATTTAAACGAAACGAAGAATTTCGACGGCCGCGTGCTGCTGATCTTTCAACCGGCCGAGGAAGGCGGGCGCGGCGCGTTCGCCATGATGCGCGACGGCCTGTTCAAGGACGATTTGACCTGCGATGCGGTCTATGGCCTGCACAACTGGCCGCAATTGCCGCTGGGTCGCGCGGGCACGCGCGTCGGCGCCCTGATGGCCGCGGTCGACACCTTCCGCATCGAAATCGTGGGCCATGGCGGCCATGCCGCCTATCCCGCGCAATGCGTCGATCCCATCGTCGTCGGCGCGCAGATCGTCAATGCCCTGCAAACCATCGTCGCCCGCATGGTCGCGCCGCAGGACATGGCGGTGCTTTCGATCACCAATTTCAACGCGGGCACGGGCGCGTTCAACGTCATCCCCGATCAGGCCGTGATCACCGGCACGGTGCGCAGCTTCGACCCGGATGTGCGCGATACGATGGAATCGCGCCTCAAGACCATCACCACCGAAATCTGCAACGCCTATGGCGCCAAGGTGTCGGTGCATTACGAGCGCGAGATCGACGCCACCATCAACCACGCCGAACAGACCGCGATCGCGATAACCGCGCTGCGCCGCATTCTGGGGGCGGAAAACGTCGAAACCGATATGCGCCCCTCACTGGGGGGCGAGGATTTCGGCGGCATGATGATGCAGGTGCCCGGCGCCTATGTGCACATCGGTCAGGGCATGGCCGACAAGAAAAGCCCCCACAACCGCAGCCTGCACAACCCCGGCTACGACTTCAACGACGAGGTTCTGCCCATCGCCATGGACTATTTCGCCGAGATCGTGGAAACCGAACTGCCCCTGAAATAG
- a CDS encoding GNAT family N-acetyltransferase, translated as MTATAHSPALAPQVKPRFAAAARIEPVAATNHDIGQFIRLHQQVLAALPAHGRHWVKRRLFSDIRNHVRNGNVALGAFDAAGNMIGQLLLTFPDLRGGKNLLGYPVGPGTHAPEHCAIVQTVGLAPGQNGKGVMSALLDAAQMIAAENGRAHLLAKTDLENTDSIRLFKHAGYTPGPETAVAGEAYKCVFMHKPIAAAMFADQPFLKIA; from the coding sequence ATGACCGCCACTGCACACAGCCCAGCCCTCGCGCCGCAGGTAAAGCCGCGTTTCGCCGCCGCCGCGCGCATCGAACCCGTCGCGGCCACCAACCACGACATCGGTCAATTCATCCGCCTGCATCAACAGGTGCTGGCTGCCCTGCCCGCCCACGGCCGGCACTGGGTCAAACGCAGGCTGTTTTCGGACATCCGCAACCACGTCCGCAATGGCAATGTTGCCCTTGGCGCATTCGACGCCGCGGGCAACATGATCGGCCAATTGCTGTTGACTTTTCCCGACCTAAGGGGCGGCAAAAACCTGTTGGGATACCCGGTCGGCCCCGGCACCCACGCACCTGAACACTGCGCCATCGTCCAGACCGTTGGCCTTGCGCCCGGCCAGAATGGCAAAGGCGTGATGTCGGCCCTGCTGGATGCCGCGCAGATGATCGCCGCCGAAAATGGCCGTGCGCATCTTCTGGCCAAGACCGACCTTGAAAACACCGACAGCATCCGGTTGTTCAAACATGCCGGCTACACGCCCGGACCGGAAACCGCCGTGGCGGGCGAAGCGTATAAATGCGTGTTCATGCACAAGCCCATCGCCGCCGCCATGTTTGCAGACCAACCTTTTTTGAAAATCGCCTGA
- the argF gene encoding ornithine carbamoyltransferase — protein MSPAKKLAQKIAIGSDTDGMRHFINLADLDAKTLKKILKNAHTLKKDKYSHVQIFDGMSLAMIFDKPSTRTRMSFALAFKQLGGHVEVLNKGDIQLGNGESIYDTAKVMSRYADAIMIRASDHTMVEELARDAEIPVINALTDASHPCQIMADLMTIEEHGKKLKGLNVSWFGDDNNVSRTFAQAAGIFDFHLTMSAPPHLPLDSVEYQHPNISIVRDPRKAATGADVIVTDTWTSMGQTKKDNTLFMPWQVNASLMAHAKKDAIFMHCLPAHRGEEVTNEVMDGSQSVVYDEAENRLHAQKAVLAWCLENARVNVRPRPGL, from the coding sequence ATGTCACCCGCAAAAAAACTCGCCCAAAAAATCGCAATCGGATCTGATACCGACGGCATGCGCCATTTTATCAATTTGGCCGATCTCGATGCAAAAACGCTCAAAAAGATCCTTAAAAACGCGCACACGCTAAAAAAGGACAAATACAGCCACGTCCAGATTTTTGACGGCATGTCGCTGGCGATGATTTTCGACAAACCTTCGACCCGCACCCGCATGTCCTTTGCGCTGGCATTCAAACAGCTCGGTGGCCATGTCGAGGTTTTGAACAAGGGCGACATCCAGCTTGGCAATGGCGAAAGCATTTACGACACGGCCAAGGTCATGTCGCGCTACGCCGATGCGATCATGATCCGCGCCTCGGACCACACGATGGTCGAGGAACTGGCGCGCGACGCGGAAATCCCGGTGATCAACGCGCTGACCGACGCCTCGCACCCCTGCCAGATCATGGCCGATCTGATGACCATCGAGGAACACGGCAAAAAACTCAAAGGCCTGAACGTATCGTGGTTCGGCGACGACAACAACGTCAGCAGGACCTTCGCGCAGGCCGCCGGAATTTTCGACTTCCATCTGACGATGAGCGCGCCACCCCATCTGCCCCTTGATTCCGTCGAATACCAACACCCCAACATCAGCATCGTCCGCGACCCGCGAAAAGCCGCCACCGGCGCGGATGTAATCGTGACCGACACATGGACATCGATGGGACAGACGAAAAAGGACAACACCCTGTTCATGCCATGGCAGGTAAACGCGAGCCTGATGGCGCACGCCAAAAAGGATGCGATTTTCATGCACTGCCTGCCCGCCCATCGCGGCGAGGAAGTGACAAATGAAGTCATGGACGGCTCGCAAAGCGTCGTTTACGACGAAGCCGAAAACCGCCTGCACGCGCAAAAGGCCGTTCTGGCGTGGTGCCTTGAAAACGCCCGCGTGAATGTACGCCCGCGCCCAGGCTTGTAA
- a CDS encoding ABC transporter ATP-binding protein — translation MLQAAPILRLQDLDVTFSTGGERSFHAVKGASFELRRGETLALVGESGSGKSVTALSILQLLPKNTTRYGEKSAVLFAGENLIGKGETVMRAVRGLKIGMIFQEPMTALNPLHTIERQISEMLTVHGGLNAADARVRVRELLDLVGLHRLKSRLGAYPHELSGGQRQRVMIAMALANNPDILIADEPTTALDVTVQAQILELMQDIQRKLGMAILLITHDLTIVRKMAARVAVMQHGEIVEQGQTDHVFDDPQHPYTKRLLAAQPRGTARPVPDGAPLIMHARDIRVHFPIRTGFFGRVTDYVRAVDGIDLSVRAGETLGVVGESGSGKSTLGMALLRLNRAQGEITLEGRRIDTLAGPDLRSLRADMQIVFQDPFGSLSPRMSAADIVAEGLRIHRPHLGPDERDAIVVATMKDVQLDPETRHRYPHEFSGGQRQRIAIARALVLEPKFLVLDEPTSALDMSVQAEVVDLLRGLQERRNLAYLFISHDLRVVRALAHHVLVMKDGKMVEHGPAESLFAAPKTDYTRALMEAAFEIRAQAA, via the coding sequence ATGCTTCAGGCCGCGCCCATCCTTCGCCTTCAGGACCTCGACGTCACCTTTTCCACCGGCGGGGAACGCAGCTTCCACGCCGTAAAGGGGGCATCGTTTGAACTGCGCCGCGGCGAAACGCTGGCGCTGGTCGGCGAATCCGGTTCGGGAAAATCGGTGACCGCGCTTTCCATCCTCCAGCTTCTGCCGAAAAACACCACGCGCTATGGCGAAAAATCCGCGGTGCTGTTCGCGGGCGAAAACCTGATCGGCAAGGGCGAAACCGTGATGCGCGCGGTGCGCGGCTTGAAAATCGGCATGATCTTTCAAGAACCGATGACCGCGCTCAACCCGCTGCACACCATCGAACGCCAGATCAGCGAGATGTTGACCGTTCATGGCGGCCTCAACGCCGCCGACGCGCGCGTGCGCGTGCGCGAACTCCTTGACCTTGTCGGCCTGCACCGGCTGAAATCCCGTCTTGGCGCCTATCCGCACGAGCTTTCGGGCGGCCAGCGCCAGCGCGTGATGATCGCGATGGCACTGGCCAACAATCCCGATATTCTGATCGCGGACGAACCGACCACCGCGCTGGATGTGACGGTTCAGGCCCAGATCCTCGAATTGATGCAGGACATCCAGCGCAAACTGGGCATGGCGATTTTGCTGATCACGCACGACCTGACCATCGTGCGCAAAATGGCCGCGCGTGTCGCGGTGATGCAGCACGGTGAAATCGTCGAACAAGGCCAGACCGACCACGTCTTCGACGACCCGCAACACCCGTACACCAAACGGCTTCTGGCCGCCCAGCCGCGCGGCACCGCGCGACCGGTGCCCGATGGCGCCCCGTTAATCATGCATGCGCGGGACATCCGCGTGCATTTCCCCATCCGCACCGGGTTCTTCGGCCGCGTGACCGATTACGTGCGCGCGGTCGACGGCATCGACCTGAGCGTCCGTGCGGGCGAAACCCTGGGCGTGGTCGGCGAATCCGGGTCGGGAAAATCGACGCTGGGCATGGCGCTTTTGCGCCTGAACCGCGCACAGGGCGAAATCACGCTGGAAGGACGGCGCATCGACACGCTTGCCGGTCCGGACCTGCGAAGCTTGCGCGCCGACATGCAAATCGTGTTTCAGGACCCGTTCGGCTCTCTCTCTCCGCGCATGAGCGCGGCCGACATCGTTGCCGAAGGTCTGCGCATCCACCGCCCGCATCTGGGGCCGGACGAACGCGACGCCATCGTCGTCGCCACGATGAAGGACGTCCAGCTCGACCCCGAAACGCGCCACCGCTACCCGCATGAATTTTCGGGCGGTCAGCGCCAGCGTATCGCCATCGCCCGTGCGCTGGTGCTTGAACCGAAATTCCTTGTGCTCGACGAACCGACCTCGGCGCTGGATATGTCGGTACAAGCCGAGGTCGTGGACCTGCTGCGCGGCCTGCAGGAACGCCGCAACCTCGCCTATCTGTTCATTTCCCACGATTTGCGCGTGGTCCGCGCGCTGGCCCACCACGTACTGGTGATGAAGGACGGCAAAATGGTCGAACACGGCCCCGCCGAAAGCCTGTTCGCCGCGCCTAAAACCGATTACACAAGGGCGCTGATGGAAGCGGCCTTTGAAATCCGGGCCCAGGCTGCGTAA
- a CDS encoding 30S ribosomal protein S21 — MVQVSVRDNNVEQALRALKKKLQREGVFREMKLRKHYEKPSEKKKREASEAVRRWRKMERKRKDR; from the coding sequence TTGGTTCAGGTATCAGTTCGTGACAACAACGTCGAACAGGCGTTGCGCGCACTCAAGAAAAAGCTGCAACGCGAAGGCGTTTTCCGCGAGATGAAGCTCCGTAAACATTACGAGAAGCCGTCGGAAAAGAAAAAACGCGAAGCGTCCGAAGCCGTCCGCCGCTGGCGCAAGATGGAACGCAAGCGCAAGGATCGCTAA
- a CDS encoding PIN domain-containing protein, translating into MSRKTQNAQGYLLDTSVLLETLRPDPSPQVTAWMESVDQDRFYVSAITVGELMAALDQVNDPDRRTALMRWILTDMQSWFRGHILTLTPEVAAFWGSLAGRLDSRLSAIAGLQAAFALKHNLQLVTRDSIAAPHLNIVNPWVAEAA; encoded by the coding sequence GTGAGCCGAAAAACCCAGAACGCACAGGGCTATCTGCTTGATACGTCCGTTCTGCTTGAAACGCTGCGGCCCGATCCGTCGCCGCAGGTCACGGCGTGGATGGAAAGCGTCGATCAGGATAGATTCTATGTTTCCGCCATCACCGTCGGCGAGCTTATGGCGGCGCTGGACCAGGTCAACGATCCCGACCGGCGCACTGCGCTGATGCGCTGGATCCTGACCGACATGCAATCGTGGTTTCGCGGCCATATCCTGACCCTGACGCCCGAAGTCGCGGCGTTCTGGGGGTCGCTCGCGGGCAGGCTGGATTCGCGTCTGAGCGCGATCGCGGGATTACAGGCGGCTTTCGCGCTCAAACACAATCTGCAGCTTGTGACGCGCGATTCCATTGCCGCGCCGCATCTGAACATCGTCAATCCCTGGGTGGCCGAGGCGGCCTGA
- a CDS encoding type II toxin-antitoxin system Phd/YefM family antitoxin, whose product MDSWSLQDTKAKFSEFVRRVKAKGPHMVTLRGKPEIVVMTVRDYEALSAQKPSLLSLMRSSPLSGMELAAEREGKTREFAL is encoded by the coding sequence ATGGATTCGTGGAGCCTACAGGATACCAAAGCCAAATTTTCCGAATTCGTGCGCCGGGTCAAGGCCAAGGGGCCGCATATGGTGACATTGCGTGGCAAGCCGGAAATCGTGGTGATGACCGTGCGCGATTACGAGGCGCTGAGCGCGCAAAAACCCTCGCTTCTCTCGTTGATGCGCTCCTCGCCGCTTTCGGGCATGGAGCTTGCGGCGGAGCGTGAAGGCAAAACGCGGGAGTTCGCGCTGTGA